A single region of the Yersinia entomophaga genome encodes:
- a CDS encoding UDP-glucose dehydrogenase family protein yields the protein MKVTIFGIGYVGLVQAAVFAEVGHDVLCIDVDARKVEGLQKGHLPIFEPGLSTLVKENVEAGRLHFSTDAKAGVHHSAIQFIAVGTPPDENGAADLQYVIQVSETIAKYMMEPKVIIDKSTVPVGTADKVRSAMAAVLRQRDIEIDFDVISNPEFLKEGAAVSDCKRPERIVIGTDNNDVIPLISELYEPFNRNHDRMLVMDVRSAELTKYAANCMLATKISFMNEIANLAELLGADVEKVRQGIGSDSRIGYHFIYSGCGYGGSCFPKDVQALISTAENIGYQPKLLQAVEQVNIQQKSKLTQFIKKHYGDNLAGKTFALWGLAFKPNTDDMREAPSRVLLESLWEAGAIIQAYDPEAMDETQRIYGSRDDLRLMGTKEAALQGADALVICTEWQNFRAPDFDVIKSRLKEAVIFDGRNLYDPERLNSRGFIYYAIGRGASVNHANSR from the coding sequence ATGAAAGTAACCATTTTTGGTATTGGCTACGTCGGATTGGTTCAAGCCGCAGTATTTGCTGAGGTTGGGCATGATGTACTTTGTATTGATGTCGATGCACGTAAGGTAGAAGGCTTGCAAAAAGGGCATCTGCCAATTTTTGAGCCTGGGCTGTCTACTTTGGTAAAAGAAAACGTTGAGGCTGGTCGTCTGCATTTCTCTACGGATGCGAAAGCTGGTGTACATCACAGTGCCATCCAATTTATTGCTGTTGGTACTCCGCCAGATGAGAATGGTGCCGCAGATTTGCAATATGTGATTCAGGTTTCAGAAACTATCGCTAAATATATGATGGAACCTAAAGTTATCATTGATAAATCCACGGTTCCGGTGGGTACTGCCGATAAAGTTCGGAGTGCCATGGCTGCAGTTCTACGTCAGAGAGATATAGAGATCGACTTTGATGTGATATCCAATCCTGAATTTCTGAAAGAAGGGGCGGCGGTATCCGACTGTAAGCGCCCTGAGCGTATCGTAATAGGTACTGACAATAATGACGTGATTCCACTTATAAGTGAGCTGTATGAGCCATTTAATCGTAATCACGACCGTATGCTGGTAATGGATGTGCGCAGTGCTGAACTGACGAAGTATGCGGCTAACTGTATGCTGGCGACAAAAATCAGTTTTATGAATGAAATTGCAAATCTGGCCGAACTATTAGGCGCAGATGTAGAAAAAGTCCGGCAGGGTATAGGGTCAGATTCGCGTATTGGCTATCACTTTATATATTCAGGCTGCGGCTACGGTGGATCCTGTTTCCCAAAAGACGTTCAAGCATTAATTAGTACAGCTGAGAATATTGGTTATCAACCAAAACTGTTACAAGCCGTAGAGCAAGTCAACATTCAGCAAAAATCCAAACTGACTCAGTTTATTAAAAAACACTATGGCGATAACCTGGCTGGAAAAACTTTTGCGCTATGGGGACTGGCATTTAAACCTAATACCGATGATATGCGTGAAGCGCCAAGTCGTGTTTTGCTGGAGTCGCTGTGGGAGGCTGGTGCTATTATTCAGGCTTATGATCCTGAAGCTATGGACGAAACTCAGCGGATTTATGGTTCGCGTGACGATTTGAGATTAATGGGAACTAAAGAAGCTGCGCTTCAGGGGGCAGATGCGTTGGTTATTTGTACCGAGTGGCAAAACTTTCGAGCTCCAGATTTTGACGTTATCAAATCCAGATTGAAAGAAGCGGTTATTTTTGATGGGCGTAATTTGTACGACCCGGAGCGCTTAAATAGCCGGGGCTTTATTTATTATGCCATCGGCCGCGGAGCATCGGTTAATCACGCTAACTCGCGCTAA
- the hns gene encoding histone-like nucleoid-structuring protein H-NS: protein MSEALKILNNIRTLRAQARECNVDTLIEMLEKLKVVVEERVEEERQSKAEIEERERKLSQYREMLIADGIDPNELMATLSTAKAAGKAKRAARPAKYQYTDENGELKTWTGQGRTPAVIKKALDEQGKSLDDFLL from the coding sequence ATGAGCGAAGCGTTAAAAATTCTAAACAACATCCGTACTCTACGTGCTCAAGCGCGCGAATGTAACGTTGATACATTGATAGAAATGCTTGAGAAGCTGAAGGTAGTTGTTGAAGAGCGTGTTGAAGAAGAACGTCAGTCTAAAGCTGAGATTGAAGAACGTGAGCGTAAACTGTCGCAATATCGTGAAATGCTTATTGCAGACGGTATTGACCCGAACGAGCTGATGGCCACTTTAAGTACAGCTAAAGCAGCAGGCAAAGCTAAACGTGCAGCTCGCCCAGCTAAATACCAATATACTGATGAAAATGGCGAACTGAAAACTTGGACCGGCCAAGGCCGTACTCCAGCTGTGATTAAGAAAGCTCTCGATGAACAAGGTAAATCGCTGGACGATTTCCTACTGTAA
- a CDS encoding thymidine kinase — protein sequence MAQLYFYYSAMNAGKSTALLQSSYNYQERGMRTLVFTAEIDNRFGVGKVSSRIGLTSQAQLYNNETQLAAIIEAEHHDKPVHCVLLDECQFLTKEQVRQLCHVVDEYHIPVLCYGLRTDFLGELFTGSKYLLAWADKLVELKTICHCGRKANMVLRLDAQGRAVHDGEQVVIGGNESYVSVCRRHYKEAISAACTPLAGQGDI from the coding sequence ATGGCTCAGCTTTATTTTTATTATTCTGCAATGAATGCAGGGAAGTCCACCGCATTACTTCAATCCTCCTATAACTATCAAGAGCGTGGTATGCGCACACTGGTTTTCACGGCAGAGATTGATAACCGTTTCGGCGTTGGCAAAGTCAGTTCACGTATCGGCCTAACCTCTCAGGCTCAGCTTTATAATAATGAAACCCAATTGGCGGCCATTATAGAAGCAGAGCACCATGATAAGCCGGTGCATTGCGTGCTGCTGGATGAGTGCCAGTTCCTGACCAAAGAGCAGGTTAGGCAGCTTTGCCACGTTGTCGATGAATATCATATTCCAGTCCTTTGCTATGGCCTGCGCACCGATTTCCTCGGGGAGTTATTTACCGGCAGTAAATATTTGCTGGCCTGGGCTGATAAATTGGTGGAATTAAAAACCATTTGTCACTGTGGCCGTAAAGCCAATATGGTGCTGCGATTAGATGCGCAGGGCAGAGCGGTGCATGATGGTGAGCAAGTAGTGATTGGTGGTAACGAAAGCTATGTTTCCGTTTGTCGCCGGCATTATAAAGAAGCAATCAGTGCGGCCTGCACGCCGTTAGCTGGGCAGGGCGATATTTAA
- the adhE gene encoding bifunctional acetaldehyde-CoA/alcohol dehydrogenase, which yields MAVTNVAELNELVARVKKAQREYANFTQEQVDKIFRAAALAAADARIPLAKLAVAESGMGIVEDKVIKNHFASEYIYNAYKDEKTCGILGEDKTFGTITIAEPIGLICGIVPTTNPTSTAIFKALISLKTRNGIIFSPHPRAKDATNKAADIVLQAAIAAGAPADIIGWIDAPTVELSNQLMHHPDINLILATGGPGMVKAAYSSGKPAIGVGAGNTPVVVDETADIKRVVASILMSKTFDNGVICASEQSIIVVDSVYDAVRERFASHGGYLLQGKELKAVQDIILKNGGLNAAIVGQPATKIAEMAGIKVPGNTKILIGEVKVVDESEPFAHEKLSPTLAMYRAKSFEDAVDKAEKLVEMGGIGHTSCLYTDQDNQTARVKYFGDKMKTARILINTPASQGGIGDLYNFKLAPSLTLGCGSWGGNSISENVGPKHLINKKTVAKRAENMLWHKLPKSIYFRRGSLPIALEEVATDGAKRAFIVTDRYLFNNGYADQITSVLKSHGIETEVFFEVEADPTLSIVRKGAEQMNSFKPDVIIALGGGSPMDAAKIMWVMYEHPETHFEELALRFMDIRKRIYKFPKMGVKAKMIAVTTTSGTGSEVTPFAVVTDDATGQKYPLADYALTPDMAIVDANLVMNMPKSLCAFGGLDAVTHALEAYVSVLANEYSDGQALQALKLLKEFLPASYKEGAKNPVARERVHNAATIAGIAFANAFLGVCHSMAHKLGSEFHIPHGLANAMLISNVIRYNANDNPTKQTAFSQYDRPQARRRYAEIADHLGLAAAGDRTAQKIEKLLAWLDEIKAELGIPTSIREAGVQEADFLAKVDKLSEDAFDDQCTGANPRYPLISELKQILMDTYYGREYVEEFEREEAAAKEVVKAEKKTKK from the coding sequence ATGGCTGTAACGAATGTCGCTGAACTTAACGAGCTAGTAGCACGCGTCAAGAAAGCCCAGCGCGAGTATGCCAACTTTACTCAAGAGCAAGTTGATAAAATCTTCCGCGCTGCCGCCCTAGCCGCTGCTGATGCCCGTATCCCTTTGGCTAAATTGGCCGTAGCGGAATCTGGCATGGGTATTGTCGAAGATAAGGTTATTAAAAACCACTTCGCATCTGAGTATATCTATAACGCTTACAAAGATGAAAAAACCTGCGGCATCTTGGGTGAGGACAAAACTTTCGGCACCATCACTATTGCGGAACCTATCGGTTTAATCTGCGGTATCGTGCCGACAACCAACCCAACTTCAACGGCTATTTTCAAGGCATTAATCAGCCTGAAAACCCGTAACGGTATCATTTTCTCTCCGCATCCTCGTGCTAAAGACGCAACCAATAAAGCTGCTGATATCGTGCTGCAAGCCGCTATCGCTGCAGGTGCGCCAGCCGACATTATTGGTTGGATTGATGCCCCTACCGTTGAATTATCTAACCAACTAATGCACCACCCAGATATCAACCTGATTCTGGCAACCGGTGGCCCAGGCATGGTTAAAGCGGCTTACAGCTCTGGTAAACCTGCTATCGGCGTAGGCGCAGGTAACACGCCTGTTGTGGTTGATGAAACCGCAGATATCAAACGCGTTGTAGCCTCTATTCTGATGTCTAAAACCTTTGATAACGGCGTCATTTGCGCATCTGAACAATCTATTATCGTCGTTGATTCCGTATACGACGCGGTACGTGAACGTTTCGCCTCCCACGGCGGCTACCTGCTGCAAGGTAAAGAACTGAAAGCCGTTCAGGACATCATCCTGAAAAACGGTGGCCTGAACGCGGCTATCGTAGGTCAGCCAGCAACTAAAATTGCTGAAATGGCCGGTATTAAGGTTCCGGGCAATACCAAGATTCTGATTGGTGAAGTGAAAGTTGTGGACGAATCCGAGCCGTTTGCTCATGAAAAACTGTCCCCGACTCTGGCGATGTATCGTGCGAAGAGCTTCGAAGACGCAGTCGATAAAGCGGAAAAACTGGTTGAAATGGGCGGGATTGGTCACACCTCTTGCCTGTACACCGACCAGGATAACCAGACTGCTCGCGTGAAATACTTCGGCGATAAAATGAAGACTGCCCGTATTCTAATTAACACCCCTGCCTCACAAGGTGGTATCGGTGACCTGTACAACTTCAAACTGGCACCGTCTCTGACGCTGGGTTGTGGTTCATGGGGTGGTAACTCCATCTCTGAAAACGTCGGTCCGAAACACTTGATCAACAAGAAAACTGTGGCTAAGCGAGCAGAAAACATGTTGTGGCATAAACTACCGAAATCTATTTACTTCCGCCGTGGCTCACTGCCAATCGCGCTGGAAGAAGTGGCAACTGACGGTGCAAAACGTGCCTTCATCGTGACTGACCGCTACCTGTTCAACAACGGCTACGCTGACCAAATCACCAGCGTGCTGAAATCTCACGGTATCGAAACCGAAGTCTTCTTCGAAGTTGAAGCTGACCCAACGTTGAGCATCGTGCGTAAAGGTGCTGAGCAGATGAACTCCTTCAAACCAGACGTGATTATCGCGCTGGGTGGCGGTTCACCGATGGATGCGGCCAAAATCATGTGGGTAATGTACGAACATCCGGAAACTCACTTCGAAGAACTGGCGCTGCGCTTTATGGATATCCGTAAACGTATCTACAAGTTCCCGAAAATGGGCGTGAAAGCGAAAATGATCGCCGTCACCACCACTTCCGGTACCGGTTCAGAAGTAACACCGTTTGCGGTCGTTACCGACGATGCTACCGGCCAGAAATATCCATTGGCTGACTACGCATTGACTCCAGATATGGCTATCGTTGATGCCAACCTGGTTATGAATATGCCTAAATCCCTGTGCGCCTTCGGCGGATTGGATGCGGTAACTCATGCCTTGGAAGCCTATGTCTCTGTACTGGCTAACGAATACTCCGACGGTCAGGCGCTGCAAGCGTTGAAACTGTTGAAAGAATTCCTGCCAGCCAGCTACAAAGAAGGGGCGAAAAACCCGGTTGCACGTGAGCGTGTACACAACGCAGCGACTATCGCCGGTATCGCGTTTGCGAACGCCTTCCTGGGTGTCTGTCACTCAATGGCTCACAAACTGGGTTCTGAGTTCCACATCCCGCACGGTCTGGCTAACGCCATGTTGATCTCTAACGTTATCCGTTATAACGCGAACGACAACCCGACTAAGCAAACGGCCTTCAGCCAATACGACCGCCCACAGGCACGTCGTCGTTACGCTGAAATCGCTGACCACTTGGGTCTGGCTGCCGCTGGCGACCGTACCGCACAGAAAATCGAGAAACTGTTGGCTTGGTTGGATGAAATCAAAGCCGAACTGGGTATCCCGACTTCTATTCGCGAAGCGGGCGTTCAGGAAGCTGACTTCTTGGCGAAGGTCGACAAACTGTCTGAAGATGCTTTCGATGACCAGTGTACCGGTGCTAACCCACGTTACCCGCTGATCTCTGAGCTGAAACAGATTCTGATGGACACTTATTATGGCCGCGAATACGTCGAAGAATTCGAACGTGAAGAAGCAGCTGCAAAAGAAGTGGTTAAAGCAGAAAAAAAGACCAAGAAGTAA
- a CDS encoding YchE family NAAT transporter — protein sequence MSQSLLDLSGYIKFFVGLFALVNPVGILPVFISMTSYQAEAGRNKTNLTANLSVAIILWIALFLGDAILKVFGISIDSFRIAGGILVVSIAMSMISGKLGEDKQNKQEKTETAVRDSIGVVPLALPLMAGPGAISSTIVWSSRYHSWLNLLGLTLAIALFAFCCWLLFRAAPLLVRLLGQTGINVITRIMGLLLMALGIEFIVTGLKASFPGLL from the coding sequence GTGAGTCAATCACTGTTGGACCTGTCAGGCTACATCAAGTTTTTTGTTGGCTTGTTTGCGCTGGTTAACCCGGTAGGAATATTGCCGGTATTTATTAGTATGACGAGTTACCAGGCAGAAGCGGGGCGCAATAAGACAAACCTGACGGCGAATCTTTCCGTCGCCATCATTTTATGGATAGCGCTATTCCTTGGGGATGCCATCCTGAAAGTATTTGGTATTTCTATCGATTCTTTCCGCATCGCCGGCGGTATTCTGGTAGTTAGCATTGCAATGTCGATGATTAGCGGCAAGCTGGGCGAGGATAAGCAAAACAAGCAGGAAAAAACCGAAACGGCAGTGCGGGATAGTATTGGCGTAGTACCCTTGGCTTTACCATTAATGGCAGGCCCAGGGGCGATCAGTTCGACTATTGTCTGGAGCTCCCGCTATCACAGTTGGCTAAATTTGCTCGGTTTAACTCTTGCTATCGCCTTATTTGCCTTCTGTTGCTGGCTGCTATTTCGCGCGGCGCCGCTATTGGTACGCTTGCTAGGGCAGACCGGTATTAACGTTATCACCCGAATCATGGGTTTGCTGCTGATGGCATTAGGTATCGAGTTTATTGTTACCGGTTTAAAGGCCAGCTTCCCCGGCTTACTTTAA
- a CDS encoding ABC transporter substrate-binding protein — MQINLKRKPLTVLSTILSLSFPCMVGAATVPAGVELAATQSITINNGAEVASLDPHKVEGVAESNVILNLLEGLVSNDADGHIIPAVATHWENKDFKVWTFHLRDGAVWNDGSPVIAEDFVYSWQRLADPKIGSPYASYLQYAQIENVDDILKGTKTPGTLGVKALDAKTLQVTLSKPVPYFVSMLSHTSMKPVNRAAVEKFGDKWTLPGNYVGNGAYNLKDWVVNERIVIERNPTYWNNKATVIDQATFLPIASEVSDINRYRSGEIDITSGAIPPTLFAKMKQDLPKEVHVSPYLCTFYYEINNGKAPFTDARVRTAIKLTLDRDVIANKIMGQGQIPAYGFTPTFMEGANFTLPEWAGWSQEKRNQVAKQLLAEAGYNDKNPLKFNLLYNTSDQNKQQAIAAASMWQKNLGAKVTLQNQEWKTSLESRHQGQFDVARATWCADYNEPSAFLNMLLSDGSNNTFFYKSPEFDAILAKTLTASDEKARATLYQQAENLLDKDSVMVPVYYRVSARLIRPTVGGFSGKDPQDATDIKNLYIRKL; from the coding sequence ATGCAGATAAATTTGAAGCGTAAGCCATTAACAGTACTTAGCACTATTCTGAGTTTATCTTTTCCTTGTATGGTCGGTGCCGCAACTGTTCCTGCCGGCGTTGAATTAGCCGCAACTCAATCCATCACCATTAATAACGGCGCAGAAGTTGCGTCGCTCGATCCTCATAAAGTTGAAGGCGTTGCGGAAAGCAATGTGATTTTAAATTTGCTGGAAGGTTTGGTGAGTAATGACGCCGATGGCCATATTATCCCCGCCGTTGCGACTCATTGGGAAAATAAAGATTTTAAGGTTTGGACTTTCCATCTACGGGATGGCGCGGTTTGGAATGATGGGTCGCCCGTGATCGCAGAAGATTTTGTGTACAGCTGGCAGCGTTTGGCTGATCCTAAAATAGGTTCGCCTTACGCCAGTTATTTGCAGTACGCTCAAATTGAAAACGTTGACGATATTTTAAAAGGCACGAAAACGCCGGGCACTTTAGGCGTTAAGGCATTGGATGCTAAAACGCTACAGGTCACATTAAGTAAACCCGTACCGTATTTTGTCAGTATGTTATCGCATACTTCAATGAAGCCAGTGAATCGGGCTGCGGTGGAAAAGTTTGGCGATAAATGGACTTTGCCGGGAAACTATGTCGGCAATGGTGCATACAATCTGAAAGATTGGGTGGTTAACGAACGCATTGTTATTGAACGTAATCCTACCTATTGGAATAATAAAGCGACAGTGATTGATCAGGCGACGTTCTTGCCAATAGCCTCTGAAGTGAGTGATATCAACCGTTATCGTAGCGGTGAAATAGATATTACCAGTGGTGCTATCCCGCCAACTTTATTCGCCAAAATGAAGCAAGATCTGCCAAAAGAAGTTCACGTAAGCCCTTATCTCTGTACTTTCTATTATGAAATTAATAATGGCAAAGCGCCGTTTACCGATGCGCGCGTGAGAACCGCCATTAAATTGACGCTGGATCGGGATGTGATCGCCAATAAGATTATGGGACAAGGGCAGATCCCAGCTTACGGATTTACGCCAACGTTTATGGAAGGGGCGAATTTCACATTGCCGGAGTGGGCGGGTTGGTCGCAAGAAAAACGTAATCAAGTGGCAAAACAGCTATTGGCCGAGGCTGGATATAACGATAAAAATCCGTTGAAGTTCAATTTGCTCTACAACACATCGGATCAGAATAAACAGCAGGCAATTGCTGCCGCATCTATGTGGCAAAAGAATCTGGGTGCCAAAGTTACTTTGCAGAATCAGGAATGGAAAACTTCGCTAGAAAGCCGCCATCAAGGTCAATTTGACGTGGCTCGAGCCACGTGGTGCGCGGATTATAATGAGCCTAGCGCCTTCCTGAATATGCTGTTATCCGACGGTAGCAATAATACCTTCTTCTATAAAAGCCCTGAATTTGACGCTATTTTGGCTAAAACGCTGACCGCGTCGGATGAAAAAGCCCGCGCCACGCTATACCAACAGGCAGAAAATTTACTGGATAAAGATTCGGTGATGGTTCCGGTGTATTACCGGGTCAGCGCCCGACTTATTCGGCCAACGGTAGGCGGTTTTAGCGGAAAAGATCCGCAGGACGCTACCGATATAAAGAATTTGTATATCCGTAAACTCTAG
- the oppA gene encoding oligopeptide ABC transporter substrate-binding protein OppA: MTNITKKSLLAAGIIAALGIASVSSSFAADVPAGVQLAEKQVLVRNNGSEPQSLDPHKIEGVPESNLSRDLLEGVVINSPNGDIVPGVAESWDNKDFKVWTFHLRKDAKWSNGDPVTAQDFVYSWQRLADPKTASPYESYVQYAHIANIDDIITGKKPADTLGVKALDDHTLEVTLSEPVPYLAKLLAHPSMSPVNKAVVEKFGDKWTQPKNFVGNGAYKLKDWVVNERIVLERSPTYWDNEKTVINQVTYLPISSEVTDVNRYRTGEIDMTYNNMPIELFQKLKKEIPDQVHVDPYLCTYYYEINNAKAPFTDVRVREALKLGMDRDVIVNKVKNQGDLPAFGFTPPYTSGANLKQPEWASWTQEKRNEEAKKLLAEAGYTKDKPLTFNLLYNTSDLHKKLAIAAASIWKKNLGVDVKLENQEWKTFLDTRHQGNFDVARAGWCADYNEPSSFLNMMLSNSSNNTVHYKSPAFDKLISDTLKVKTDEERAALYQQAETQLDKDSAIVPVYYYVNARLVKPYVGGYTGKDPLDNLHVKDLYIIKH, from the coding sequence ATGACCAACATCACAAAGAAAAGTCTCCTGGCCGCAGGTATCATCGCCGCTTTGGGTATAGCGTCGGTCAGCAGCAGTTTCGCCGCTGACGTTCCCGCCGGCGTTCAATTGGCAGAAAAGCAGGTTTTAGTCCGTAATAACGGTTCTGAACCTCAGTCTTTGGATCCGCATAAAATTGAAGGCGTGCCTGAGTCAAACCTGTCCCGTGACCTGCTGGAAGGCGTAGTGATCAACTCGCCAAACGGTGATATTGTTCCGGGTGTGGCAGAAAGTTGGGATAACAAAGACTTTAAGGTCTGGACTTTCCATCTGCGTAAAGATGCTAAATGGTCAAACGGTGACCCTGTCACTGCGCAAGACTTCGTTTATAGCTGGCAACGACTGGCCGACCCGAAAACGGCTTCCCCTTACGAAAGCTATGTGCAATATGCGCATATCGCGAATATCGATGACATTATTACCGGTAAAAAACCCGCTGACACACTGGGCGTAAAAGCGCTGGATGATCATACGCTGGAAGTCACTTTAAGCGAGCCGGTGCCTTACCTGGCCAAATTGCTGGCGCACCCGTCTATGTCTCCGGTGAATAAAGCCGTAGTCGAGAAGTTTGGCGACAAATGGACTCAACCAAAGAACTTCGTTGGCAACGGTGCTTATAAACTGAAAGACTGGGTGGTTAACGAACGCATCGTTCTGGAACGTAGCCCAACCTATTGGGATAACGAAAAAACCGTTATCAATCAAGTTACTTATCTGCCAATTTCTTCAGAAGTGACTGATGTTAACCGTTATCGCACCGGTGAAATCGACATGACCTATAACAACATGCCGATCGAGTTATTCCAGAAACTGAAGAAAGAGATCCCCGATCAGGTACATGTAGATCCTTATCTTTGTACTTATTACTACGAAATCAATAATGCGAAAGCGCCATTTACCGATGTTCGCGTGCGTGAAGCATTGAAATTAGGTATGGATCGCGACGTTATCGTTAATAAGGTGAAGAATCAGGGCGATCTGCCAGCCTTTGGTTTCACTCCGCCTTATACCAGCGGTGCCAATCTGAAGCAGCCTGAGTGGGCGAGCTGGACACAAGAAAAACGTAATGAAGAAGCGAAAAAATTGTTGGCCGAAGCCGGTTATACCAAAGATAAACCGCTGACATTCAACCTGTTGTATAACACTTCTGATCTGCATAAAAAATTGGCTATCGCCGCTGCGTCTATCTGGAAGAAAAATCTGGGTGTGGACGTGAAACTGGAGAATCAGGAATGGAAAACCTTCCTGGATACGCGCCATCAGGGCAATTTCGACGTGGCGCGTGCCGGCTGGTGTGCCGATTACAACGAGCCTTCTTCCTTCCTGAATATGATGCTGTCTAACAGCAGCAACAATACCGTTCATTATAAGAGCCCGGCCTTTGACAAGCTGATTTCTGATACGCTGAAAGTGAAAACTGACGAAGAGCGAGCGGCGTTGTATCAGCAGGCAGAAACTCAGTTGGATAAAGATTCTGCCATCGTGCCGGTGTATTACTACGTGAACGCCCGTTTGGTGAAACCTTACGTTGGTGGCTACACCGGTAAAGACCCGCTGGACAACTTGCACGTTAAAGATCTTTATATTATCAAGCATTAA
- the oppB gene encoding oligopeptide ABC transporter permease OppB, translated as MLKFILRRCLEAIPTLFILITISFFMMRLAPGSPFTGERNLPPEVMANIEAKYHLNDPIYKQYFNYLGQLAQGDLGPSFKYKDYTVNDLVAASFPVSAKLGLAAFILAVVLGVSAGVIAALNQNTKWDYTVMGFAMTGVVIPSFVVAPLLVLIFAIMLKWLPGGGWNGGALKFMILPMVALSLAYIASIARITRGSMIEVLHSNFIRTARAKGLPLRTIVFRHALKPALLPVLSYMGPAFVGIITGSMVIETIFGLPGIGQLFVNGALNRDYSLVLSLTILVGALTILFNAIVDVLYAVIDPKIRY; from the coding sequence ATGTTAAAGTTTATTTTACGCCGCTGTTTGGAAGCAATTCCGACGTTATTTATACTGATTACTATTTCATTCTTTATGATGCGTCTTGCGCCGGGAAGTCCATTTACCGGTGAGCGTAATCTTCCGCCAGAAGTCATGGCCAATATTGAGGCAAAATATCACCTCAACGATCCTATCTATAAGCAGTATTTCAACTACCTTGGCCAATTGGCGCAAGGTGATTTGGGGCCTTCATTCAAATATAAAGATTATACCGTTAACGATTTGGTGGCCGCGTCTTTCCCGGTTTCCGCCAAGCTCGGTCTTGCGGCCTTTATTTTGGCCGTGGTGTTGGGGGTGAGTGCCGGCGTTATTGCGGCGTTGAATCAGAATACCAAATGGGATTATACGGTGATGGGCTTTGCCATGACCGGGGTAGTTATCCCCAGTTTCGTGGTGGCACCGCTGTTGGTGCTGATTTTTGCCATCATGCTTAAATGGTTACCGGGTGGCGGTTGGAACGGGGGCGCACTGAAATTTATGATTCTGCCGATGGTGGCGCTTTCTCTGGCTTATATAGCCAGTATCGCGCGTATTACCCGCGGTTCGATGATTGAAGTTCTGCATTCCAACTTTATTCGCACCGCGCGAGCCAAAGGTTTGCCGCTACGTACTATTGTATTCCGCCACGCATTAAAACCGGCGCTGTTGCCCGTTCTGTCTTATATGGGGCCAGCGTTCGTGGGTATTATTACCGGCTCTATGGTTATTGAAACCATCTTCGGGTTGCCGGGGATTGGTCAGCTGTTCGTAAACGGTGCGTTAAACCGCGATTATTCTCTGGTGTTGAGTTTGACGATACTGGTGGGCGCGTTAACCATTTTATTTAATGCGATCGTTGATGTGCTCTATGCCGTTATCGATCCAAAAATCCGTTACTAA
- the oppC gene encoding oligopeptide ABC transporter permease OppC: MMLSKRNSETLEAFSEKLEVEGRSLWQDARRRFVHNRAAITSLVVLMLITLFVILAPMLSPFAYDDTDWAMMSAAPSFESGHYFGTDSSGRDLLVRVAIGGRISLMVGVAAALVAVVVGTLYGSLSGYLGGKIDSLMMRLLEILNSFPFMFFVILLVTFFGQNILLIFVAIGMVSWLDMARIVRGQTLSLKRKEFIEAALVGGVSTRNIVVRHIVPNVLGVVVVYASLLVPSMILFESFLSFLGLGTQEPLSSWGALLSDGANSMEVSPWLLMFPAGFLVITLFCFNFIGDGLRDALDPKDR, encoded by the coding sequence ATTATGTTGAGCAAAAGAAATAGCGAAACGCTGGAAGCTTTCAGTGAAAAACTGGAAGTAGAAGGGCGTAGCCTTTGGCAGGATGCCCGTCGCCGTTTTGTACATAACCGCGCGGCGATCACCAGTTTGGTGGTCTTGATGTTAATTACTTTATTTGTGATTCTGGCTCCAATGCTGTCGCCATTTGCCTATGATGATACCGATTGGGCCATGATGTCGGCCGCGCCGAGCTTTGAATCCGGCCACTATTTTGGCACCGATTCCTCTGGCCGTGACTTACTGGTTCGTGTTGCCATCGGTGGACGAATCTCGCTGATGGTCGGTGTCGCAGCGGCTCTGGTCGCCGTGGTGGTCGGAACTTTGTACGGTTCACTCTCCGGTTATCTGGGCGGAAAAATCGACTCCCTGATGATGCGGTTGCTGGAAATTCTGAACTCCTTCCCGTTTATGTTCTTCGTGATTCTATTAGTGACCTTCTTCGGACAGAACATTTTGCTGATCTTTGTGGCGATCGGCATGGTTTCCTGGCTGGATATGGCGCGTATCGTGCGCGGGCAGACGCTAAGCCTGAAGCGCAAAGAATTCATTGAAGCGGCGCTGGTGGGCGGCGTATCAACCCGCAATATTGTGGTGCGACATATCGTCCCTAACGTATTGGGCGTGGTGGTGGTTTACGCTTCTTTATTGGTACCGAGTATGATTCTGTTCGAATCCTTCCTGAGCTTCCTCGGATTGGGGACTCAGGAACCGTTAAGTAGCTGGGGCGCATTATTGAGTGATGGAGCCAACTCGATGGAAGTCTCCCCTTGGTTGCTGATGTTTCCGGCGGGATTCCTGGTGATTACGCTATTTTGTTTCAATTTTATCGGCGATGGCTTGCGTGATGCCCTCGACCCGAAAGATCGCTGA